In Flavobacterium sp. N3904, one DNA window encodes the following:
- a CDS encoding L-ribulose-5-phosphate 4-epimerase — translation MSSIYKDLKQECYEANMQLNALNLVVYTFGNVSAVDRKNGVFAIKPSGIPYEDLKPEDIVIVDFDNNIIEGSMRPSSDTKTHAYLYKNWPNIGGVAHTHATYSVAWAQSQRDIPIFGTTHADHLTSDIPCAAPMNDSLIEGNYEHNTGIQILDCFKEKNLSYEEVEMILIGNHGPFAWGKNAAKAVYNSKVLEVVAEMAYLTLQINPNAPRLKDSLIKKHYERKHGKDSYYGQ, via the coding sequence ATGAGCTCTATATATAAAGATTTAAAGCAAGAATGCTACGAAGCGAATATGCAGTTGAATGCATTGAATTTGGTAGTCTACACTTTTGGAAATGTGAGTGCCGTTGACCGAAAAAATGGTGTTTTTGCCATTAAACCAAGCGGTATTCCTTACGAAGACCTAAAACCGGAAGATATTGTTATTGTTGATTTTGACAATAACATCATTGAAGGAAGTATGCGCCCTTCTTCGGACACCAAAACACACGCATATCTATACAAAAACTGGCCAAACATTGGTGGTGTCGCACATACTCATGCGACCTATTCAGTAGCTTGGGCACAATCACAAAGAGACATTCCGATTTTTGGAACCACCCATGCCGATCACCTAACCTCCGATATCCCCTGCGCTGCCCCAATGAATGACAGCTTAATCGAAGGAAATTACGAGCATAATACGGGTATCCAAATTTTGGATTGTTTTAAAGAAAAAAACCTTTCCTACGAAGAAGTCGAAATGATTCTGATAGGAAACCACGGGCCTTTTGCTTGGGGAAAAAATGCTGCTAAAGCAGTTTACAACAGTAAAGTACTGGAAGTTGTAGCAGAGATGGCGTACCTGACTTTGCAAATAAATCCTAATGCACCTAGATTGAAGGATTCTTTGATCAAAAAACATTACGAACGCAAGCACGGAAAAGATTCGTATTACGGACAGTAA
- a CDS encoding ribulokinase: MKNYVIGLDYGSDSVRAVLIDTENGQELASSVCDYKRWATKEYCNASINQFRQHPLDHIEGLETTIKYVVENSKVDPSLIRSICIDTTGSSPVPVAEDGTPLALTKGFENNPNAMMVLWKDHTAINEANEINELAANWGGENFTKYEGGIYSSEWFWAKILHVARQDEAVKKAAHTWMEHCDLMTYLLIDNKDLKSFKRSRCAAGHKAMWHEDWNGLPPEEFLGQLDPYLATLRGKLYNETYTSDLVAGNLSQEWATRLGLSTNTVIAVGTFDAHSGAVGAKIDEHTLVRVMGTSTCDIIVDTKESIGTKTVRGICGQVDGSVIPGFIGLEAGQSAFGDLLAWYKELLLWPTDNLLASSTLLNEEQKAHLKAEISDNLIKQLTAEAEKIPLSESIPVALDWINGRRTPDANQELKSAIANLSLGTKAPHVFKSLVNAICFGSKKIVDRFEEEGVRIDTVIGIGGVARKSPFIMQTLANVLNKPIKVALSDQAPALGAAIYAAVAAGIYPNVIEAAQKMGSPFESEYNPQLDKVAAYNKLLLAYDQLSAYADPSIKKQQHELYI; this comes from the coding sequence ATGAAAAATTATGTGATAGGATTAGATTATGGCTCAGATTCTGTTCGTGCAGTATTGATAGACACTGAAAATGGACAGGAATTAGCGTCAAGCGTTTGTGATTACAAGCGATGGGCAACTAAAGAATATTGTAATGCCTCAATAAACCAGTTTCGTCAACATCCTTTGGATCACATCGAAGGATTGGAAACTACCATAAAATATGTAGTTGAAAATAGTAAAGTAGATCCTTCGCTTATACGAAGCATTTGTATCGACACTACAGGATCTTCACCAGTTCCGGTTGCCGAAGATGGAACTCCATTGGCACTGACCAAAGGTTTCGAAAACAATCCAAATGCCATGATGGTCTTATGGAAAGATCACACCGCCATAAACGAAGCAAACGAAATCAATGAATTGGCAGCCAACTGGGGCGGAGAAAATTTTACTAAATATGAAGGGGGAATCTATTCATCGGAATGGTTTTGGGCCAAAATCCTTCACGTTGCCAGACAGGACGAAGCCGTAAAAAAAGCTGCTCATACTTGGATGGAACACTGCGACTTAATGACGTATTTGTTGATTGACAATAAAGATTTGAAATCATTCAAAAGAAGTCGTTGCGCCGCGGGACATAAAGCGATGTGGCACGAAGACTGGAATGGTTTACCACCAGAAGAATTTTTAGGACAATTAGATCCATATCTAGCTACACTTCGAGGAAAATTATATAATGAAACTTATACATCTGATTTAGTTGCAGGTAATTTAAGTCAAGAATGGGCAACTCGATTGGGACTTTCAACCAATACAGTTATTGCAGTAGGAACTTTTGATGCACATTCAGGTGCGGTGGGAGCCAAAATTGACGAGCATACTTTGGTACGCGTAATGGGAACCTCAACTTGTGATATTATTGTGGATACCAAAGAATCTATCGGAACAAAAACGGTTCGCGGAATCTGCGGACAAGTTGACGGATCGGTAATTCCAGGATTCATTGGTCTGGAAGCGGGACAATCTGCTTTTGGAGATTTATTGGCTTGGTACAAAGAATTATTGTTATGGCCAACAGATAATTTATTAGCCTCTTCTACTCTATTGAATGAAGAACAAAAAGCACATTTGAAAGCGGAAATCAGCGACAATCTAATCAAACAATTAACTGCTGAAGCTGAAAAAATTCCGTTATCAGAAAGTATACCAGTTGCCTTAGACTGGATTAACGGGCGACGAACTCCAGACGCCAATCAAGAACTAAAAAGCGCCATCGCAAACTTATCTTTAGGAACAAAAGCACCGCATGTATTCAAATCATTGGTAAATGCGATTTGTTTTGGATCTAAAAAAATTGTAGATCGTTTTGAAGAAGAAGGTGTTCGAATTGATACCGTGATTGGTATTGGTGGTGTGGCTCGTAAATCACCATTTATCATGCAAACTTTGGCCAATGTATTGAACAAACCAATCAAAGTAGCTTTATCAGATCAGGCCCCTGCATTGGGAGCTGCTATTTATGCAGCAGTCGCAGCCGGGATTTATCCAAACGTAATTGAAGCGGCTCAAAAAATGGGAAGTCCCTTTGAAAGCGAATATAATCCACAGCTTGACAAAGTAGCCGCCTATAACAAGTTGCTTTTGGCATATGATCAATTAAGTGCTTATGCAGATCCATCCATCAAAAAACAACAACATGAGCTCTATATATAA
- a CDS encoding arabinan endo-1,5-alpha-L-arabinosidase has protein sequence MKLHKLFSILLVLIGTSSFAQDITVHDPVMIKQKDTYYLYCTGKGISAFSSKDLKNWNPEPQIFKEKPLWVDAVVPNFDNHIWAPDISFHNNTYYLYYSVSAFAKNTSAIGVTTNTTLDPKDPAYKWVDQGIVIQSIPNRDLWNAIDPNLTFDENNTPWLAFGSFWEGLKMVKLNPDLKSIAQPQEWRTIAKRKRTFELADSDPGDGALEAPFVFKKNDYYYLFLSWDLCCRGEKSTYKVVVGRSKTITGPYVDKDGKLLTEGGGTLLIQGDKNWYGAGHNSTYTFDGKDYIIYHAYDAKQNGRPLLQIKQLQWDADLWPTL, from the coding sequence ATGAAACTACATAAACTATTTTCCATCTTACTTGTTTTAATTGGCACCTCATCATTTGCTCAAGACATTACCGTTCATGATCCAGTAATGATCAAGCAAAAAGATACCTACTATTTATATTGCACCGGAAAAGGTATCAGCGCTTTCAGTTCGAAAGATTTAAAAAACTGGAATCCAGAACCCCAAATATTCAAAGAAAAACCTCTTTGGGTGGATGCAGTCGTTCCCAATTTCGACAATCACATTTGGGCACCGGACATTTCTTTTCACAACAACACTTATTATTTGTATTATTCGGTTTCCGCTTTCGCAAAAAACACTTCGGCGATTGGAGTGACGACCAACACCACTTTGGATCCAAAAGACCCAGCCTACAAATGGGTCGATCAGGGAATTGTCATTCAATCCATTCCCAACCGTGATCTTTGGAACGCCATCGATCCCAATTTGACTTTCGACGAAAACAATACGCCTTGGCTGGCTTTCGGTTCTTTTTGGGAAGGTTTGAAAATGGTGAAACTGAATCCAGATTTAAAATCAATCGCACAACCGCAAGAATGGCGAACTATTGCCAAACGCAAAAGAACATTTGAACTAGCTGATTCCGATCCCGGCGATGGTGCGCTCGAAGCTCCTTTTGTATTTAAGAAAAACGATTATTATTACTTGTTCCTTTCGTGGGATTTGTGTTGTCGAGGCGAAAAAAGCACGTATAAAGTTGTGGTAGGAAGATCCAAAACCATAACAGGACCTTACGTTGACAAAGACGGAAAATTACTAACCGAAGGTGGAGGAACTTTGTTAATTCAGGGAGATAAAAATTGGTACGGAGCTGGACACAACAGCACCTATACTTTTGATGGTAAAGATTATATCATATACCACGCTTATGACGCCAAACAAAATGGAAGACCGTTATTACAAATAAAACAATTGCAATGGGATGCTGATTTATGGCCAACGCTGTAA
- a CDS encoding alpha-L-arabinofuranosidase C-terminal domain-containing protein: MKSNLITKITLCGLLLNGIYANAQKTTLEVNTSKTITKIQPTMYGIFFEDINFAADGGLYAEMVKNRSFEFDDPLMGWNQPKSDKHNFNTESGIAVPVQFSKKGNNHNYCRITVKDAKGYEIINEGFRGMGIKSGAKYNLTLKASKEAGNISKIIIQFIGKDNKVLSETSIVPTASDWKEYTAQLTPTATEAKAKLRFTFEGTGTIDLDMISLFPKDTWNNRKNGLRKDLVQLLYDMKPGFLRFPGGCIVEGRTLAQRYQWKKTVGEVDNRESLVNRWNTEFAHKPTPDYFQSFGLGFFEYFQLSEDIGASPLPILSCGMACQFNTGEMVPMDQLDPYVQDAIDLIEFANGSVDTPWGKVRSDMGHPKPFNLKFIGVGNEQWGTDYIERYKVFEKAIKAKHPEITIVSGSGPFPEGDYFEYAQSELKKLNAEIIDEHYYKEPKWFRENATRYDNYDRKGPKIFAGEYAAQSVAIASPDNKNSWECAFSEAAFMTGMERNAEVVHLTSYAPLFAHEEGWQWTPDMIWFNNLESFGTPNYYVQKLFANNKGTDLLSITKDGKAVTGQNDLFASAVKDVNTKEVIVKLVNTSAKAQDITVDLKGSKLQSKGTVITLTSPNTNDENSFASPKKISPKENEYILKSEKAQLSVPAYSVTVLKLKMK; encoded by the coding sequence ATGAAATCAAATTTAATCACCAAAATAACCCTTTGCGGTCTATTATTAAACGGCATTTACGCCAATGCACAAAAGACGACTCTGGAAGTAAACACCAGTAAAACCATTACCAAAATTCAGCCAACAATGTATGGAATCTTTTTTGAAGATATCAACTTTGCTGCCGATGGGGGTTTGTACGCCGAAATGGTAAAAAACCGCTCATTTGAATTTGATGACCCTTTAATGGGGTGGAATCAGCCAAAAAGCGACAAACATAATTTTAATACCGAATCTGGAATTGCTGTTCCTGTTCAATTTTCAAAAAAAGGGAACAATCATAATTATTGCCGAATTACGGTAAAAGATGCTAAAGGCTATGAAATCATCAATGAAGGTTTCAGAGGAATGGGAATTAAAAGCGGAGCAAAATACAATTTGACTCTAAAAGCATCCAAAGAAGCAGGAAATATTTCCAAAATAATTATTCAATTCATTGGAAAAGATAATAAAGTTTTAAGCGAAACGAGCATTGTTCCTACTGCTTCAGATTGGAAAGAATATACCGCTCAGCTTACTCCAACAGCTACAGAAGCAAAAGCAAAATTGCGTTTTACTTTTGAAGGAACAGGAACTATTGATTTGGATATGATTTCATTATTCCCGAAAGACACTTGGAACAATAGAAAAAATGGTCTTCGCAAAGATTTAGTACAATTACTATATGATATGAAACCTGGCTTTTTACGTTTTCCAGGTGGCTGTATTGTTGAGGGAAGAACTTTGGCACAACGTTACCAATGGAAAAAAACAGTTGGAGAAGTTGATAATAGAGAAAGCTTAGTTAACCGCTGGAATACAGAGTTTGCACACAAACCAACACCCGATTATTTTCAGTCTTTTGGTTTAGGATTTTTTGAATATTTTCAATTATCAGAAGATATCGGAGCTAGTCCATTACCAATTTTAAGTTGTGGAATGGCTTGTCAGTTCAATACAGGCGAAATGGTTCCTATGGATCAATTGGATCCTTATGTGCAGGATGCGATTGACTTAATTGAATTTGCCAACGGAAGCGTAGATACTCCGTGGGGAAAAGTTCGTTCGGATATGGGTCACCCAAAACCGTTCAATTTGAAATTTATTGGAGTAGGAAACGAACAATGGGGAACAGATTATATCGAGCGTTATAAAGTGTTTGAAAAAGCAATCAAAGCAAAACATCCAGAAATTACAATTGTTTCAGGAAGCGGACCATTTCCAGAAGGAGATTATTTTGAGTATGCACAATCGGAACTTAAAAAATTGAATGCCGAAATCATAGATGAACATTATTATAAAGAACCAAAATGGTTTAGAGAAAACGCAACTCGTTACGACAATTATGACCGTAAAGGGCCAAAAATTTTCGCAGGTGAATATGCCGCACAATCGGTAGCCATTGCAAGTCCAGATAACAAAAACAGTTGGGAATGTGCTTTTTCTGAAGCCGCTTTTATGACCGGAATGGAACGCAACGCTGAAGTAGTTCATCTTACTTCGTATGCTCCTTTATTTGCTCACGAAGAAGGTTGGCAATGGACACCGGATATGATTTGGTTTAATAATTTAGAGTCCTTTGGAACACCAAATTATTATGTGCAAAAATTATTCGCTAACAATAAAGGAACTGATTTATTATCCATCACCAAAGATGGAAAAGCAGTTACTGGTCAAAACGATTTGTTTGCATCGGCAGTGAAAGATGTAAATACTAAAGAAGTAATTGTAAAACTGGTTAATACTTCAGCAAAAGCGCAGGACATTACAGTTGATTTAAAAGGAAGCAAACTCCAATCAAAAGGAACCGTTATTACGCTTACAAGCCCAAATACTAATGACGAAAACTCATTTGCTTCGCCTAAGAAAATCAGCCCGAAAGAAAACGAATATATCTTGAAAAGTGAGAAAGCCCAATTGAGTGTTCCAGCCTATTCTGTAACTGTTTTGAAGTTGAAAATGAAATAG
- the araA gene encoding L-arabinose isomerase, which yields MIDISQKEIWFVVGSQELYGEETLRKVAEHSQIIAEGLDASSKLPVKLVYKDVVKSPAQIMNVCLEANSNKNCIGIVAWMHTFSPAKMWIRGLSILNKPLCHLHTQFNAEIPWASIDMDFMNLNQSAHGDREFGFIMSRMRKKRKVIVGHWEDERVQTKIGNWTRVALGWNELQNLKVARIGDNMREVAVTEGDKVEAQIRFGVSVNGYDSSDVTKHIEKVTDKQLNDLLAVYEASYNLTPSLKEGGAQRQSLADAAKIELGLRAFLEEGAFGAFTDTFENLGAWKQLPGIATQRLMADGYGFGGEGDWKTAAMVRALKVMNVGLEGGTSFMEDYTYHFTPQKSYVLGSHMLEICPSIADGKPNCEVHPLGIGGKEDPARLVFNSPAGDAINVSLVDMGTRFRLIVNEVTAVKPMAELPKLPVARVLWDCKPNLDIAATAWILAGGAHHTVYSQAVTTEFMEDFADIAGIELLVIDADTTIRNFKDTINANEAYFHLFQHGL from the coding sequence ATGATAGATATATCTCAAAAAGAAATTTGGTTTGTAGTAGGAAGCCAAGAATTATACGGTGAAGAAACATTAAGAAAAGTAGCCGAGCATTCTCAAATAATAGCAGAAGGATTGGATGCATCCTCAAAATTACCAGTGAAATTGGTATACAAAGATGTAGTAAAATCGCCTGCTCAAATCATGAATGTATGTTTGGAAGCGAATTCCAACAAAAACTGTATTGGTATCGTAGCTTGGATGCACACTTTTTCACCAGCCAAAATGTGGATTCGTGGTTTAAGCATTTTGAATAAACCATTATGTCACTTACATACACAATTCAACGCCGAAATTCCTTGGGCTTCAATCGACATGGACTTCATGAACTTGAACCAATCGGCTCATGGCGACAGAGAATTTGGTTTTATCATGTCCAGAATGCGCAAAAAACGCAAAGTGATTGTAGGACACTGGGAAGACGAACGCGTTCAAACCAAAATAGGAAACTGGACAAGAGTGGCGCTAGGCTGGAATGAACTTCAAAACCTAAAAGTAGCCCGTATTGGTGACAATATGCGTGAAGTTGCTGTTACCGAAGGAGATAAAGTAGAAGCTCAAATTCGTTTTGGAGTTTCTGTCAATGGATATGATTCTTCGGATGTGACCAAACATATCGAGAAAGTAACCGACAAACAATTGAACGATTTATTGGCTGTTTATGAAGCTTCTTATAATTTGACTCCATCATTGAAAGAAGGCGGAGCGCAAAGACAATCATTGGCAGATGCTGCAAAAATTGAATTGGGACTGAGAGCTTTCTTGGAAGAAGGGGCTTTTGGAGCATTTACCGATACTTTTGAAAATTTAGGCGCCTGGAAACAACTACCTGGAATAGCAACCCAACGTTTGATGGCCGATGGTTATGGTTTTGGTGGAGAAGGAGATTGGAAAACAGCTGCAATGGTTAGAGCCTTGAAAGTAATGAATGTGGGACTTGAAGGAGGAACTTCGTTCATGGAAGATTATACATATCACTTTACTCCTCAAAAATCATACGTTTTGGGATCGCACATGCTGGAAATTTGTCCATCTATCGCTGATGGAAAACCAAATTGCGAAGTACATCCATTAGGAATTGGTGGAAAAGAAGATCCAGCTCGTTTGGTGTTTAATTCACCTGCCGGTGATGCAATCAACGTATCTTTGGTAGATATGGGAACCCGTTTCAGATTAATTGTAAACGAAGTAACAGCAGTAAAACCAATGGCTGAATTGCCTAAACTTCCGGTAGCGCGTGTATTGTGGGATTGCAAACCAAACCTTGATATTGCAGCTACGGCTTGGATTCTTGCCGGTGGTGCACATCATACCGTTTACAGCCAAGCAGTAACTACTGAATTTATGGAAGATTTTGCAGATATTGCAGGTATTGAATTGTTGGTAATCGATGCAGATACGACCATCCGTAATTTCAAAGATACAATCAATGCAAATGAAGCGTATTTTCATTTGTTTCAACATGGTTTGTAA
- a CDS encoding aldose epimerase family protein, protein MNLVKRCIYGISILSLASMNVQCKGEKKADAGETALEAKATDSVSIAKTVYGKTDKGVQIDRYTLKNHKGMKVNIITYGGIISSLKVPNKAGKSEEVVIGFNSLDQYMKPNPYFGALIGRYGNRIAKGEFSLDGKEYSLAINNAPNALHGGPEGFHRVVWTAEEAKGGDTASLKLKYVAKDMEEGYPGNLTVYVTYTLNQDNALDVLYEATTDKKTVVNLTQHSYFNLSSDFSKNILDHEITIDADKLVPVAATLIPTGQLTDVTNTPFDFRKSKAIGKDIEAKDEQLKNGLGYDHCWVLNNQGKGERFAASAYDATSGRLLEVYTDQPGIQFYSGNFLDGTLPMRNGGTYAHRTGFCLETQHYPDSPNQKDFPTTVLSPGENYKTKTTFKFSVK, encoded by the coding sequence ATGAATCTAGTAAAACGTTGTATTTATGGAATTTCCATTTTAAGTTTAGCAAGTATGAATGTACAGTGTAAAGGAGAGAAAAAAGCAGATGCGGGAGAAACTGCTCTGGAAGCTAAAGCTACCGATTCGGTATCTATAGCAAAAACGGTTTATGGTAAAACAGACAAAGGGGTGCAAATAGACCGCTACACACTTAAAAACCATAAAGGAATGAAAGTAAACATCATTACTTATGGTGGTATTATTTCTTCCCTGAAAGTGCCCAACAAAGCGGGTAAATCCGAAGAGGTGGTGATTGGTTTTAATTCATTGGATCAATACATGAAGCCCAATCCGTATTTTGGAGCCCTTATCGGAAGGTATGGCAACCGAATTGCAAAAGGTGAATTTTCATTGGACGGAAAAGAATATTCATTGGCGATCAACAACGCACCAAACGCTTTGCATGGAGGACCGGAAGGTTTTCACAGAGTCGTTTGGACTGCAGAGGAAGCCAAAGGCGGAGACACTGCTTCACTCAAATTGAAGTATGTAGCCAAAGACATGGAAGAAGGCTATCCTGGAAACTTGACAGTTTATGTAACCTACACTTTGAACCAAGACAACGCATTGGATGTTTTGTATGAAGCGACTACCGACAAGAAAACGGTAGTGAACTTGACTCAACATTCGTATTTCAATCTGTCATCTGATTTCTCTAAAAATATTTTGGATCACGAAATCACGATTGATGCTGACAAATTGGTTCCTGTAGCTGCCACTTTGATTCCAACTGGGCAATTGACGGATGTAACCAATACGCCTTTTGATTTTAGAAAATCAAAAGCTATTGGAAAAGACATTGAGGCCAAAGACGAACAGTTGAAAAATGGATTGGGGTATGACCACTGTTGGGTATTGAACAATCAAGGTAAGGGAGAACGTTTTGCGGCCTCGGCCTATGATGCAACTAGTGGAAGACTATTGGAAGTATACACTGACCAACCTGGAATCCAATTCTATTCTGGTAACTTCCTTGACGGGACTTTACCGATGAGAAATGGCGGAACTTATGCGCATAGAACTGGTTTTTGCTTGGAAACACAACATTATCCAGATTCACCAAATCAAAAAGATTTCCCTACGACTGTTTTGAGTCCAGGAGAAAATTATAAAACGAAAACGACTTTTAAATTTTCAGTTAAGTAA
- a CDS encoding glycoside hydrolase family 127 protein: MKIFNLKSHTLILIASFSLSSTMNAQNSANKTAGYPISAVNIQNVKLTDNFWLPIIKRVQEKTIEYAIHKCEEEGRLDNFLIAGGKMKGEVKGQMPFDDTDIYKIIEGASNTLISEPNPKLEKLLDSLIGIIKVGQEKDGYLTTWRTINPAKPPAPWVPVIEGKRWESLQISHELYNSGHMIEAAVVHYEATGKRNFLDIAIKNANLLVLTFGDNPEQVHGVPGHQIVETGLVNLYRITNNKAYLQLAKYFLDNRGNPKNHKLYGAYAQDDIPVIQQKEAVGHAVRAVYMYSGMTDIAAIYNDKNYLDAVNALWTNMVNKKMYITGGIGAVHDGEAFGANYELPNLTAYNETCAAIGDVYWNHRLHNMTGNSGYFDVIERSLYNGLISGISLDGKQFFYPNALESDGIYKNNRGSCTRQSWFDCSCCPTNLIRFIPSIPGLIYSTSKNVLYVNLYASNTAKISLDKTELEVSQQTNYPWDGKVVLTVSPKKESEFTIKLRIPGWAKNQVLPGDLYSYATPASAKVTLTINGKPFDYKEDNGYITISRNWKKGDIINLNFPMEVKEVVTNTKVEGNIGKVALEYGPIVYAIEEIDNPANFDKITINANDTFKVTKEDNLLEGVNTIQTSQLKAIPYYSWSNRGVGKMKVWIELKK; the protein is encoded by the coding sequence ATGAAAATATTTAATTTAAAAAGCCACACATTAATTCTGATAGCTTCATTTTCGCTTTCAAGCACAATGAATGCTCAGAATAGTGCAAATAAAACCGCTGGATATCCAATTTCTGCAGTTAACATTCAAAATGTAAAACTAACGGATAACTTTTGGTTACCTATTATCAAAAGAGTTCAGGAAAAAACCATCGAATATGCCATTCATAAATGTGAGGAAGAAGGTCGTTTGGATAATTTCCTGATTGCAGGCGGAAAGATGAAAGGCGAAGTGAAAGGGCAAATGCCTTTTGACGACACCGATATATACAAAATTATAGAAGGCGCTTCGAATACCCTGATAAGTGAGCCCAACCCAAAACTAGAAAAATTATTGGATTCCCTTATAGGCATTATCAAAGTGGGTCAGGAAAAAGACGGTTATTTGACCACTTGGCGAACCATCAATCCAGCCAAACCACCAGCACCGTGGGTTCCCGTTATAGAGGGAAAACGTTGGGAATCCTTGCAAATAAGCCATGAATTGTACAACTCAGGCCATATGATAGAAGCGGCAGTAGTGCATTATGAAGCAACAGGAAAAAGAAACTTTTTGGATATTGCCATCAAAAACGCCAATCTATTAGTTCTAACTTTTGGAGATAATCCGGAGCAAGTTCATGGTGTTCCTGGCCATCAAATTGTCGAAACGGGTTTGGTGAATCTCTATCGAATAACCAATAATAAAGCCTATTTGCAATTGGCCAAATATTTTCTAGACAACCGCGGAAATCCAAAAAACCATAAACTATACGGTGCTTATGCACAAGATGACATTCCGGTTATCCAACAAAAAGAAGCAGTGGGTCATGCCGTAAGAGCCGTTTATATGTATTCTGGAATGACAGATATTGCCGCAATATACAACGACAAAAATTATCTCGATGCCGTAAACGCTCTATGGACCAATATGGTCAACAAAAAAATGTACATCACTGGTGGCATTGGTGCTGTACATGATGGTGAAGCCTTTGGAGCAAACTATGAATTACCCAACCTAACGGCTTACAACGAAACTTGTGCCGCCATTGGCGATGTCTATTGGAACCACAGACTGCACAATATGACTGGAAATTCTGGTTATTTTGATGTAATTGAACGCTCTTTATACAACGGATTAATATCTGGAATTTCATTAGACGGAAAACAATTTTTTTATCCAAATGCACTAGAATCCGATGGTATTTACAAAAACAACAGAGGTTCTTGCACCCGCCAATCGTGGTTTGACTGTTCCTGTTGCCCAACAAACTTGATTCGTTTTATCCCTTCAATTCCGGGATTGATTTATTCTACAAGCAAAAATGTTCTTTATGTGAATTTATATGCTTCGAATACTGCAAAAATTTCTTTGGACAAAACAGAATTGGAAGTTTCTCAACAAACCAATTATCCTTGGGATGGCAAAGTTGTTTTGACAGTTTCTCCAAAAAAAGAAAGCGAATTCACTATCAAGTTAAGGATTCCAGGCTGGGCCAAAAATCAAGTCTTGCCCGGAGATTTATACAGTTATGCAACTCCCGCTTCCGCAAAAGTTACGCTGACGATAAACGGAAAACCTTTCGATTACAAAGAAGATAACGGATACATCACCATCAGCCGAAACTGGAAAAAAGGTGACATCATAAACCTGAATTTTCCAATGGAAGTAAAAGAAGTGGTAACCAATACAAAAGTGGAAGGCAACATCGGGAAAGTAGCTTTGGAATATGGACCGATTGTGTATGCTATCGAAGAAATTGACAATCCAGCCAACTTTGATAAAATCACCATCAATGCCAATGACACTTTCAAAGTAACTAAAGAAGATAATCTTTTAGAAGGAGTAAATACCATCCAAACGTCACAACTAAAAGCCATTCCTTATTACTCCTGGTCGAACAGAGGCGTTGGAAAAATGAAAGTTTGGATAGAATTGAAAAAATAA